From a single Kitasatospora sp. NBC_00458 genomic region:
- a CDS encoding cell division protein SepF, with translation MGALRDEHHNGWLMPSGNYPAAVYDDEWVEQETVPSSPAPTKIVSLRPTGFEAARTVGEHIRASIPVVMDLTEMDEAEAKRMVDFASGLIFGTRGGIERIARRVFLLTPADVEVMVIDRPLDETGFYNQS, from the coding sequence ATGGGAGCACTTCGCGACGAGCACCACAACGGGTGGCTGATGCCCTCCGGGAACTACCCGGCCGCGGTGTACGACGACGAGTGGGTCGAGCAGGAGACGGTGCCGTCCTCCCCCGCCCCCACGAAGATCGTCTCCCTGCGGCCGACCGGATTCGAGGCCGCACGCACGGTCGGCGAGCACATCCGGGCCAGTATCCCGGTGGTCATGGACCTCACCGAGATGGACGAGGCGGAGGCCAAGCGCATGGTCGACTTCGCCTCCGGTCTGATCTTCGGCACCCGCGGTGGCATCGAGCGGATCGCCCGCCGGGTGTTCCTGCTGACCCCGGCGGACGTCGAGGTGATGGTGATCGACCGGCCGCTGGACGAGACCGGCTTCTACAACCAGAGCTGA